A genome region from Gouania willdenowi chromosome 9, fGouWil2.1, whole genome shotgun sequence includes the following:
- the usp39 gene encoding ubiquitin carboxyl-terminal hydrolase 39 isoform X1, translating into MISLKRERDVDLDDDDDDDNEANVPVKMVRGRAVEDRRSRHCPYLDTINRSVLDFDFEKLCSISLSHINVYACLICGKYFQGRGLKSHAYTHSVQFTHHVFLNLHTLKFYCLPDNYEIIDSSLEDITYVLKPTFTKQHISGLDKQGKLYRAYDGTTYLPGIVGLNNIKANDYANVVLQAFSNVPPLRNYFLEEENYKGIRRPPGDIMFLLVQRFGELMRKLWNPRNFKAHVSPHEMLQAVVLCSKKNFQITKQGDAVDFMSWFLNALHGALGGNKKKSSIVTKAFQGSMRIFSKKLPPPDLPPEEKEALLVTQEYQEQMSESTFLFLTLDLPTAPLYKDEKEQLIIPQVPLFNILSKFNGSTEKEYKTYKENFLKRFQLTKLPPYLIFCIKRFTKNNFFIEKNPTIVNFPITNVDLREYLTEEAQITEKNTTYNLVANVVHDGKPTEGAYRIHVLHHGTGKWYEMQDLQVIDILPQMITLSEAYIQIWKRQESGNTNNHTEV; encoded by the exons ATGATTTCACTAAAACGAGAACGGGATGTTGACTTGGATGATGACGACGACGACGATAACGAAGCCAATG tgCCAGTTAAAATGGTTCGAGGACGTGCAGTAGAAGACCGGAGAAGCCGTCACTGCCCTTATCTAGACACTATAAACAG GAGTGTTCTGGACTTTGACTTTGAGAAGCTCTGCTCCATCTCTCTGTCCCACATCAACGTGTACGCATGTCTTATATGTGGGAAATACTTTCAAG GTCGAGGTCTGAAGTCCCACGCCTACACCCACAGTGTCCAGTTCACCCATCACGTGTTCCTCAATCTGCACACGCTCAAGTTCTACTGTCTGCCTGATAACTATGAGATTATCGACTCATCCCTAGAAGACATAACG TATGTGTTGAAGCCAACTTTCACAAAGCAGCACATTTCTGGGCTGGACAAGCAGGGCAAACTGTACAGAGCCTATGATGGTACCACCTACCTGCCTGGCATCGTGGGGCTCAACAACATCAAAGCCAATGACTATGCAAATGTGGTGTTGCAG GCTTTCTCCAACGTTCCACCTTTGAGGAACTACTTCCTGGAAGAGGAAAACTACAAGGGAATCCGCCGACCTCCAGGAGACATCATGTTTCTGCTGGTGCAGAGGTTTGGGGAGCTCATGAGGAAACTTTGGAATCCCAGAAACTTCAAAGCCCACGTGTCTCCTCATGAGATGCTGCAGGCGGTCGTGCTGTGCAGCAAGAAGAACTTTCAAATTACTAAACAAG GTGATGCTGTTGACTTCATGTCGTGGTTCCTTAACGCTCTGCATGGGGCTCTGGGAGGCAACAAGAAAAAATCCT CAATCGTCACTAAAGCCTTTCAGGGATCGATGCGTATCTTCTCCAAGAAGCTTCCACCTCCAGATTTA CCTCCAGAAGAGAAAGAGGCGTTGCTCGTGACCCAGGAATACCAGGAGCAGATGTCCGAGTCCACCTTCCTGTTCCTGACACTTGACCTCCCAACGGCTCCGCTGTACAAGGACGAGAAGGAGCAGCTGATCATCCCACAGGTTCCTCTCTTCAACATCCTGTCCAAGTTCAACGGCAGCACAGAGAAG GAATACAAAACCTACAAGGAGAACTTCCTGAAAAGGTTCCAGCTGACCAAACTACCGCCCTACCTCATCTTTTGCATCAAAAGATTCACCAAGAACAACTTCTTTATAGAGAAAAATCCCACAATTGTCAACTTTCCCATCAC GAACGTAGATCTGCGTGAGTATCTGACAGAAGAAGCTCAAATCACAGAGAAGAACACGACTTACAACCTGGTTGCAAACGTAGTGCATGATGGGAAACCGACTGAGGGAGCGTACAGGATCCATGTTCTGCATCAT GGAACTGGGAAGTGGTACGAGATGCAGGACCTGCAGGTGATCGACATCCTTCCTCAGATGATCACGTTGTCAGAGGCTTATATTCAG ATTTGGAAGAGACAAGAGTCTGGAAACACCAACAACCACACGGAGGTGTAA
- the sftpbb gene encoding surfactant protein Bb has product MPCSAPVNMSTSSDYQPLLLLLVTTALFSGGESRFISSGSFISQKSPTLDTCSQCKQIIQLSANMISSRDSKETVYEALHALCLRLPEDQVPECSAQLKTLLSKILQRTPGHMEPGKTCGVLGLCDAHKIELQKLLHHVSALGEQSKAMVQLGPTCSLCVMIIKKLETLLPKNMTEETLEKLMGQICHLIPKIYKDECKDFVDKYGAAIIEFLLSSAAPHTICTLLHLCLFKEQPSPELPGSADRTPSDCESCRTLAVLSRLHLGFNVSESHTSAFLQSVCELHPHAIPKCEAFTRIYSSPLQKLLTNHMDDPLVCEKADLCVASKHLQPLGQNHCSWGPSYWCKDRETAQECGNQAFCEKHVWKKNK; this is encoded by the exons ATGCCCTGCTCTGCACCGGTCAACATGTCGACATCCTCCGACTACCAAccgctgctactgctgctggtGACCACTGCTCTGTTCTCCG GAGGAGAATCCAGGTTTATCAGCTCTGGATCGTTCATCAGTCAGAAATCTCCG ACACTGGATACATGTTCCCAATGCAAGCAGATCATCCAGCTGTCTGCTAACATGATTTCCAGCAGGGATAGTAAA GAGACAGTGTACGAAGCCCTGCACGCTCTGTGCCTACGTCTACCAGAGGATCAGGTACCAGAATGCAGCGCACAGCTGAAGACTCTTCTGTCTAAGATCCTGCAGCGTACCCCAGGCCACATG GAACCAGGAAAGACCTGTGGGGTTTTAGGACTTTGTGATGCCCACAAGATAGAACTGCAGAAACTCCTTCACCACGTCTCTGCACTGGGTGAACAAAGCAAAGCAATG gtgcaACTCGGCCCAACATGCAGTCTCTGTGTGATGATCATAAAGAAGTTGGAGACTCTGTTACCCAAGAATATGACAGAG GAGACTTTAGAGAAGCTCATGGGACAGATTTGCCACCTTATACCTAAAATCTACAAAGACGAGTGCAAAGACTTTGTGGACAAATACGGGGCCGCAATCATTGAGTTTCTCCTTTCCTCTGCTGCTCCTCATACTATTTGCACCCTTCTACACCTCTGTTTGTTTAAAGAACAGCCTTCTCCAG AATTACCAGGTTCTGCTGATAGGACGCCTTCAGACTGTGAATCCTGCCGCACGCTCGCCGTCCTGAGCCGACTGCACTTGGGTTTTAACGTCTCTGAGTCACACACTTCTGCattcctgcagtctgtgtgtGAGCTCCACCCACATGCAATCCCTAAG tGTGAGGCTTTCACCAGAATCTACAGCTCACCACTGCAGAAGCTTTTGACAAATCACATGGATGATCCACTTGTTTGTGAG AAAGCAGATCTTTGCGTTGCCTCCAAGCATCTCCAGCCACTGGGACAGAACCACTGCAGCTGGGGACCGAGCTACTGGTGCAAGGACAGAGAAACTGCTCAGGAATGTGGC AATCAGGCCTTCTGTGAAAAGCATGTGTGGAAGAAGAACAAGTGA
- the usp39 gene encoding ubiquitin carboxyl-terminal hydrolase 39 isoform X2, which produces MCFLFFPPSRSVLDFDFEKLCSISLSHINVYACLICGKYFQGRGLKSHAYTHSVQFTHHVFLNLHTLKFYCLPDNYEIIDSSLEDITYVLKPTFTKQHISGLDKQGKLYRAYDGTTYLPGIVGLNNIKANDYANVVLQAFSNVPPLRNYFLEEENYKGIRRPPGDIMFLLVQRFGELMRKLWNPRNFKAHVSPHEMLQAVVLCSKKNFQITKQGDAVDFMSWFLNALHGALGGNKKKSSIVTKAFQGSMRIFSKKLPPPDLPPEEKEALLVTQEYQEQMSESTFLFLTLDLPTAPLYKDEKEQLIIPQVPLFNILSKFNGSTEKEYKTYKENFLKRFQLTKLPPYLIFCIKRFTKNNFFIEKNPTIVNFPITNVDLREYLTEEAQITEKNTTYNLVANVVHDGKPTEGAYRIHVLHHGTGKWYEMQDLQVIDILPQMITLSEAYIQIWKRQESGNTNNHTEV; this is translated from the exons atgtgttttttattttttccacctTCCAGGAGTGTTCTGGACTTTGACTTTGAGAAGCTCTGCTCCATCTCTCTGTCCCACATCAACGTGTACGCATGTCTTATATGTGGGAAATACTTTCAAG GTCGAGGTCTGAAGTCCCACGCCTACACCCACAGTGTCCAGTTCACCCATCACGTGTTCCTCAATCTGCACACGCTCAAGTTCTACTGTCTGCCTGATAACTATGAGATTATCGACTCATCCCTAGAAGACATAACG TATGTGTTGAAGCCAACTTTCACAAAGCAGCACATTTCTGGGCTGGACAAGCAGGGCAAACTGTACAGAGCCTATGATGGTACCACCTACCTGCCTGGCATCGTGGGGCTCAACAACATCAAAGCCAATGACTATGCAAATGTGGTGTTGCAG GCTTTCTCCAACGTTCCACCTTTGAGGAACTACTTCCTGGAAGAGGAAAACTACAAGGGAATCCGCCGACCTCCAGGAGACATCATGTTTCTGCTGGTGCAGAGGTTTGGGGAGCTCATGAGGAAACTTTGGAATCCCAGAAACTTCAAAGCCCACGTGTCTCCTCATGAGATGCTGCAGGCGGTCGTGCTGTGCAGCAAGAAGAACTTTCAAATTACTAAACAAG GTGATGCTGTTGACTTCATGTCGTGGTTCCTTAACGCTCTGCATGGGGCTCTGGGAGGCAACAAGAAAAAATCCT CAATCGTCACTAAAGCCTTTCAGGGATCGATGCGTATCTTCTCCAAGAAGCTTCCACCTCCAGATTTA CCTCCAGAAGAGAAAGAGGCGTTGCTCGTGACCCAGGAATACCAGGAGCAGATGTCCGAGTCCACCTTCCTGTTCCTGACACTTGACCTCCCAACGGCTCCGCTGTACAAGGACGAGAAGGAGCAGCTGATCATCCCACAGGTTCCTCTCTTCAACATCCTGTCCAAGTTCAACGGCAGCACAGAGAAG GAATACAAAACCTACAAGGAGAACTTCCTGAAAAGGTTCCAGCTGACCAAACTACCGCCCTACCTCATCTTTTGCATCAAAAGATTCACCAAGAACAACTTCTTTATAGAGAAAAATCCCACAATTGTCAACTTTCCCATCAC GAACGTAGATCTGCGTGAGTATCTGACAGAAGAAGCTCAAATCACAGAGAAGAACACGACTTACAACCTGGTTGCAAACGTAGTGCATGATGGGAAACCGACTGAGGGAGCGTACAGGATCCATGTTCTGCATCAT GGAACTGGGAAGTGGTACGAGATGCAGGACCTGCAGGTGATCGACATCCTTCCTCAGATGATCACGTTGTCAGAGGCTTATATTCAG ATTTGGAAGAGACAAGAGTCTGGAAACACCAACAACCACACGGAGGTGTAA